GTAAGCCGGGGTAAGGAAATCCGGGATGCCCTGCTGGCCATCATTCCGCCACTGGCATTGATCATCGTGGTGCTTGGTTCCATCTTCACCGGCATTGCCACCCCCACCGAATCCTCCGCCCTGGGCGGTATCGGCGCGGTGGTACTGGCGCTCATCTACCGTCAGTTCTCGTTCAAGATGGTCTGGGATGCGGCGAAGGATACAGTCAGCGTTACTGCGATGGTCTTCGCCATTCTGATTGGAGCCACGGCCTTCTCCATGGTGTTCAGTTACACCGGCGGCGACTATCTGCTGGAGGAATGGCTGCTGATGCTGCCGGGCGAGCAATGGGGCTTCATCATTCTGGCCATGCTGGTCATCCTGATTCTTGGTTTCTTCATCGACTTCGTAGAGATTTCCTTCATCATCGTGCCCATCCTGGCGCCGGTAGCCGAAGCCCTGGGCATTAACATGCTGTGGTTTGCCATTCTGGTAGCCATGAACCTGCAAACCAGTTTCCTGACACCACCCTTCGGGTTCTCACTGTTCTACCTTAAAGGGGTGGCACCACCGAATGTCCGAACGATCGATATCTACAAAGGCATTGTGCCATTCATACTGATCCAGATTCTGGTGCTGGCGCTGATCGTCATCTTCCCGGAATGGTTCGGCATGAGCTCCACTTACTGACCTTTTCAGGCAGGGTCGGGTAAGCAACCCGC
The window above is part of the Marinobacter sp. THAF197a genome. Proteins encoded here:
- a CDS encoding TRAP transporter large permease, with the translated sequence MIGMIMFGVALIMLMFGFPVAFTFGGVALVFGIYAEGMDLFAFMPYRIMSVMQNTVLMAVPLFIFMGVVLQRTKLAEQLLTSMGRLFGGLPGGLAISTILVGALLAASTGVVGASVVAMGLISLPVMLAHKYDKRLATGTICASGTLGQIVPPSIILIILGDVLGLPVGDLFKAAVGPGVLLIGLYIVYILVLTRLKPQTAPAMPKDDDGVSRGKEIRDALLAIIPPLALIIVVLGSIFTGIATPTESSALGGIGAVVLALIYRQFSFKMVWDAAKDTVSVTAMVFAILIGATAFSMVFSYTGGDYLLEEWLLMLPGEQWGFIILAMLVILILGFFIDFVEISFIIVPILAPVAEALGINMLWFAILVAMNLQTSFLTPPFGFSLFYLKGVAPPNVRTIDIYKGIVPFILIQILVLALIVIFPEWFGMSSTY